In the genome of Fusobacterium necrogenes, one region contains:
- the gdhA gene encoding NADP-specific glutamate dehydrogenase has protein sequence MSISAKQYVENVIEKVKKQNKGEDEFIQAVEEVLTSLTPFIEKNPQYVEANILERIVEPERVIMFKVPWEDDNGNIQVNRGYRVEFNGVIGPYKGGLRFHPTVTLGAMKFLGFEQTFKNSLTGLPIGGGKGGSDFNSTDKSDREIKRFCESFMTELYRHIGPDKDVPAGDIGVSGKEIGYLFGHYRRIKGAYENGVLTGKHLNYGGSKIRPEATGYGLTYFTQEILKDMGESFEGKTVAISGYGNVAWGTAEKMTELGAKVLTISGSKGYIYAKNGLTKEQINYMLVLRSNRDITLKDFAEKFNLEYFPGEKPWGVKVDIAAPCAIQNEILVEDAKLLISNGVKIVCEGANMPCSNEAIELFEKNGVKFGAAKAANAGGVAVSALEMSQNSMRYQWSEKEVDNKLQEIMKGIYQKSKEMSIEYGVSLAAGANIAGFKKVADTMILQGNY, from the coding sequence AAATAAGGGAGAAGATGAGTTTATACAAGCTGTAGAAGAAGTATTAACAAGTCTTACTCCATTTATAGAAAAAAATCCCCAATATGTAGAAGCAAATATATTAGAAAGAATAGTTGAACCAGAAAGAGTTATAATGTTCAAGGTTCCTTGGGAAGATGATAATGGAAATATTCAAGTCAATAGAGGTTATAGAGTAGAATTTAATGGAGTGATAGGTCCATATAAAGGAGGACTTAGATTTCATCCTACAGTTACTTTAGGAGCTATGAAATTTCTAGGGTTTGAACAAACTTTTAAAAATTCTCTAACTGGGTTACCAATAGGCGGAGGAAAAGGTGGAAGTGACTTCAATTCTACTGATAAATCTGATAGAGAAATAAAAAGATTTTGTGAAAGTTTTATGACTGAGTTATATCGCCATATAGGTCCAGATAAGGATGTTCCTGCTGGAGATATAGGAGTTTCAGGAAAAGAAATAGGCTACCTATTTGGACATTATAGAAGAATCAAAGGTGCATATGAAAATGGGGTGCTTACAGGAAAACATCTAAACTATGGCGGAAGTAAAATTAGACCTGAAGCAACTGGATATGGACTTACTTATTTCACACAAGAAATATTAAAAGATATGGGAGAGAGTTTTGAAGGAAAAACTGTAGCTATATCAGGATATGGAAATGTTGCTTGGGGAACTGCTGAAAAAATGACAGAATTAGGTGCTAAAGTACTTACTATATCTGGTTCAAAAGGATATATATATGCTAAAAATGGTCTTACTAAAGAACAAATCAATTATATGTTAGTTCTAAGATCTAATAGAGATATAACTTTAAAAGATTTTGCTGAAAAATTTAACTTAGAATATTTCCCTGGAGAAAAGCCTTGGGGAGTGAAAGTTGATATCGCTGCTCCTTGTGCAATTCAAAATGAAATTTTAGTAGAAGATGCAAAACTATTAATATCTAATGGTGTTAAAATAGTTTGTGAAGGAGCTAATATGCCATGCTCTAATGAAGCAATAGAGCTCTTTGAAAAAAATGGAGTAAAATTTGGAGCAGCAAAAGCAGCTAATGCTGGTGGAGTAGCTGTATCGGCATTAGAAATGTCGCAAAATAGTATGAGATATCAATGGAGCGAAAAAGAAGTAGATAATAAACTGCAAGAAATAATGAAAGGTATTTATCAAAAATCTAAAGAGATGAGTATAGAGTATGGTGTAAGCTTAGCTGCTGGAGCTAATATAGCTGGATTTAAAAAAGTTGCTGACACAATGATATTACAAGGAAATTACTAA
- a CDS encoding EI24 domain-containing protein, with translation MKIISLVFNSYFDAFRIVREAGLRKFYFLPGIISLFLFGMFIYLGDYLSLNLTNSLESFFKLGEYSSILYIFIKILVWLCTIFFYYLVYKSLLLVIISPILGYISERVETYLTGKEFDFKMSDNIKFLLRGIDIGLRSFFKQMIGTCIVMLLGFIFPINLSIPLLIFIIQGYFTGFSFMDYTLERYNLSSRESLQFLRKQRVYAALCGGIFTFLFFIPLIGIFIAPLITCVATTKITLELLSDYKISD, from the coding sequence ATGAAAATTATTAGTTTGGTTTTTAATTCTTATTTTGATGCTTTTCGAATAGTTAGAGAGGCTGGGCTTAGAAAATTCTATTTTTTACCTGGAATAATAAGTTTATTTCTTTTTGGAATGTTTATTTATTTGGGAGATTATCTTTCACTTAATCTTACTAATTCTTTAGAAAGTTTTTTTAAACTTGGGGAGTATAGCTCAATTCTTTATATATTTATAAAGATTTTAGTTTGGTTATGTACTATTTTTTTCTATTATTTAGTTTATAAATCTTTATTACTTGTAATAATTTCACCTATTTTAGGTTATATTTCAGAGAGAGTTGAAACATATCTTACTGGCAAAGAGTTTGATTTTAAGATGAGTGATAACATAAAATTTCTTCTAAGAGGTATAGATATTGGATTAAGAAGTTTTTTTAAACAAATGATTGGAACTTGTATAGTTATGTTATTAGGATTTATATTTCCTATTAATCTTTCTATTCCACTATTAATATTTATTATTCAAGGATATTTTACAGGCTTTTCATTTATGGATTATACTTTGGAAAGATATAATCTTTCTTCTAGAGAAAGTCTTCAATTTTTAAGAAAACAAAGAGTATATGCTGCTCTTTGTGGTGGAATATTTACTTTTTTATTTTTTATACCACTAATTGGGATATTTATAGCTCCACTTATAACTTGTGTAGCTACTACAAAAATAACTTTAGAATTACTATCTGATTATAAAATAAGTGATTAA
- a CDS encoding histidine phosphatase family protein, whose amino-acid sequence MKIYFIRHGETVWNTLRIFQGSSNSPLTEKGKKQAKKLGERLKNIEFTSFYSSPLGRTLETSRLIIGSKNIKIKTIDEFKEISVGKMEGVSREEFKTKFPEQFHNFFFNPKDYDPTPYSGETFSELLNRVEKGLKKVTDKHKKDDIVVIVTHGMTLKGIFKIIKNVSFDELGKLEVPQNTSLSIVDYTDGKYTIEMFSDISHLEENEYENY is encoded by the coding sequence ATGAAAATTTATTTTATAAGGCATGGAGAAACAGTATGGAATACTTTACGAATTTTTCAAGGTTCTTCTAATTCACCTCTTACAGAAAAGGGAAAAAAACAAGCTAAAAAATTAGGAGAAAGATTAAAAAATATTGAATTTACAAGTTTTTATTCATCTCCATTAGGGAGAACTCTTGAAACATCTAGACTTATAATTGGTAGTAAAAATATAAAAATTAAAACAATTGATGAATTTAAGGAAATATCTGTTGGAAAAATGGAAGGGGTATCAAGGGAAGAGTTTAAAACTAAATTTCCAGAGCAATTTCATAATTTTTTCTTTAATCCTAAAGATTATGATCCAACACCTTATAGTGGAGAAACCTTTTCAGAACTTTTAAATCGAGTGGAAAAAGGATTGAAAAAAGTTACTGATAAGCATAAAAAAGATGATATAGTAGTAATAGTAACTCATGGAATGACATTAAAAGGAATATTTAAAATTATAAAAAATGTAAGCTTTGATGAATTAGGGAAGTTGGAGGTTCCCCAAAATACAAGCCTTTCAATAGTAGATTACACAGATGGAAAATATACTATTGAAATGTTTTCTGATATTTCACATCTTGAGGAAAATGAGTATGAAAATTATTAG
- a CDS encoding M48 family metallopeptidase: MKKIFFISLILALVIACTNAPISGRKQLLLVSEEEIITQSYSQYKEVIANSKVLNNDDSKLVKKVGERISKAVEKYFNEHPEQKNSQFKYQWEFNLIESEIPNAWCMPGGKVAVYTGILPYTKDEEGLAVVMSHEIAHAIAEHGREQASYSIIQNLGGSVVNSIGVSSQIYNGASNLVLLKYSREHETEADELGLIFMKLAGYNPNAAITFWERMKNSSNGNQIEFLSTHPSDTTRINNIKNFLQGEKFKNITR; this comes from the coding sequence ATGAAAAAAATATTTTTTATTTCCCTAATTTTAGCTTTAGTAATAGCTTGTACAAATGCTCCTATTTCTGGAAGGAAACAATTGCTTTTAGTTTCTGAAGAAGAAATAATAACTCAAAGTTATTCTCAGTATAAAGAGGTTATAGCTAATAGTAAAGTTTTGAATAATGATGATTCTAAGCTTGTAAAGAAGGTAGGAGAAAGAATTTCAAAAGCTGTCGAAAAATATTTTAATGAACATCCAGAACAGAAAAATTCACAATTTAAGTATCAATGGGAATTTAATTTAATTGAAAGTGAAATACCTAATGCTTGGTGTATGCCAGGAGGAAAAGTAGCTGTTTATACAGGAATTTTACCATATACAAAAGATGAAGAGGGCTTAGCTGTGGTTATGTCTCATGAGATAGCACATGCTATTGCTGAGCATGGAAGAGAACAAGCTAGCTATTCAATTATACAAAATTTAGGAGGTTCTGTTGTAAATTCCATTGGAGTTTCTTCTCAAATATATAATGGAGCATCTAATCTTGTACTTTTGAAATATAGTAGAGAGCATGAGACGGAAGCTGATGAATTAGGACTTATATTTATGAAGTTAGCCGGTTATAATCCGAATGCTGCTATAACTTTTTGGGAAAGAATGAAAAATTCATCTAATGGAAATCAGATAGAGTTCTTAAGTACTCATCCTAGTGATACTACTAGAATAAATAATATTAAAAATTTTTTACAAGGCGAGAAATTTAAGAATATTACAAGATAG
- the kdsB gene encoding 3-deoxy-manno-octulosonate cytidylyltransferase: protein MKFLGVIPSRYASTRLEGKPLKDICGHPMIEWVYKRTKLSNLDEVIVATDDEKIYFEVEKFGGKAILTDKNHENGTSRIAEVCKKYKEYDVVVNIQGDEPLIEPAMINSIIDSFKNDPTLLMSTLKYKLDNIEDIENPNYVKVITDKENYALYFSRSVIPYPRKLNIQNYYKHVGIYGYKRDFLIKYSKMPPTSLELSESLEQLRALENGFKIKVLETPYKILGVDTQEELEKVRKYIKENKIKLDQNLKGER from the coding sequence ATGAAATTTTTAGGAGTAATTCCTTCAAGATATGCTTCTACAAGGCTAGAAGGTAAACCATTAAAGGATATTTGTGGACACCCAATGATCGAATGGGTATACAAAAGAACTAAATTATCTAATTTAGATGAAGTAATAGTAGCAACAGATGATGAAAAAATCTATTTTGAGGTTGAAAAATTTGGAGGGAAAGCTATTCTCACAGATAAAAATCACGAAAATGGAACAAGTAGAATAGCTGAAGTTTGTAAAAAATATAAAGAATATGATGTGGTAGTTAATATACAAGGAGATGAGCCATTAATAGAACCAGCTATGATAAACTCCATAATTGATTCTTTTAAAAATGATCCCACTCTCCTTATGAGTACATTAAAATATAAATTAGACAATATTGAAGATATAGAAAATCCAAATTATGTAAAAGTAATAACGGATAAAGAAAATTATGCCTTATATTTCTCAAGAAGTGTAATTCCTTACCCAAGAAAATTGAACATACAAAACTATTATAAACATGTAGGAATTTATGGCTATAAGAGAGATTTTCTAATAAAATATTCTAAAATGCCTCCTACTTCACTAGAATTATCCGAATCTCTAGAGCAACTTAGAGCTTTAGAAAATGGTTTTAAAATTAAAGTACTAGAAACTCCTTATAAAATTTTAGGTGTAGATACCCAAGAAGAATTAGAAAAAGTTAGAAAATATATAAAAGAAAATAAAATAAAACTAGATCAAAATTTGAAAGGAGAAAGATGA
- a CDS encoding SpoIID/LytB domain-containing protein, whose protein sequence is MNILKKLLITLTTTVVLMSCTSTENFREINGVPYKVEKRKIKSGDYNLNNEFFRERGLPVPANFKEKSVEYLVARNDTLKKYDYDFFNGVDEKQALSFYKDLEVRGYGDNSLYWRWKISLEKDELFTAIKNNLISLYKEKPADVLTLSGKNWKSLKITMSSIGKIKNVEIAGRGKSGVVTYILITTSTNKYLVAKELNIRKLFILTKLTTKSKRDILMYGTKGGVKKYQDNPIRRNITLLPSSYFVIEYLGEKVNIFGGGYGHGVGMGQYTAYDLSANHGYSYKQILSRYYPHSQLKDMYSLKGVGKIINVGITSNGSLDHDKVTLFSNGKIKINGAGFKIDVPAKQKIIIINKGNRLWVSVNGKHRVKTVNPLNITAHGFYITLDGLKKAHTNSPRYRGDFTIKPSKSNSKKIRVINKVKIEDYLKQVVPSEMPENFGIEALKAQSVAARTYALSDYLKNKYKRDGFHVKDTTESQVYNNAKENDSSTKAIEATSGKVLMNAGKPIDAKYFSTSSGFTEAANYIW, encoded by the coding sequence ATGAATATATTAAAAAAGTTACTAATAACGCTAACAACAACTGTAGTACTAATGAGTTGTACTTCCACAGAAAATTTTAGAGAAATAAATGGTGTTCCATATAAAGTAGAGAAAAGAAAAATTAAAAGTGGAGATTATAACTTAAATAATGAGTTTTTTAGAGAAAGAGGATTGCCAGTACCAGCTAATTTTAAAGAAAAAAGTGTCGAATATCTTGTAGCTAGAAATGATACATTAAAAAAATATGACTATGATTTTTTTAATGGAGTAGATGAAAAGCAAGCCTTAAGTTTTTATAAAGATTTAGAAGTTAGGGGATATGGTGATAACTCTTTATATTGGAGATGGAAAATATCCTTAGAGAAAGACGAACTTTTTACAGCAATAAAAAATAATCTCATATCCTTATACAAAGAAAAACCAGCTGATGTACTTACTCTTTCTGGAAAAAATTGGAAATCTCTTAAAATAACAATGTCCAGTATAGGAAAAATTAAAAATGTAGAAATAGCTGGAAGAGGAAAATCAGGAGTAGTAACTTATATTTTAATCACTACAAGTACTAATAAATATTTAGTAGCCAAAGAATTAAATATAAGAAAATTATTTATCCTTACAAAACTAACAACAAAAAGTAAAAGAGATATTTTAATGTATGGAACAAAAGGAGGAGTTAAAAAATACCAAGATAATCCAATTAGACGAAATATTACCTTACTCCCTTCTAGCTATTTTGTAATAGAATATTTAGGAGAAAAAGTTAATATCTTTGGTGGGGGATATGGACATGGCGTAGGTATGGGACAATATACAGCCTATGATTTATCTGCTAATCATGGCTACTCATACAAACAGATTTTATCTAGATACTATCCTCACTCACAGTTAAAAGATATGTATTCACTAAAAGGAGTAGGGAAAATTATAAACGTTGGAATCACATCAAATGGTTCTCTCGATCATGACAAAGTTACTCTTTTTAGTAATGGAAAAATTAAAATAAATGGTGCTGGTTTTAAAATAGATGTTCCAGCTAAGCAAAAGATTATTATTATAAATAAAGGGAATAGACTATGGGTAAGTGTAAATGGAAAACATAGAGTTAAAACAGTAAATCCACTTAATATAACAGCTCATGGTTTCTATATAACTTTAGATGGCTTAAAAAAAGCACATACTAATTCACCAAGGTACAGAGGAGATTTCACAATAAAACCATCTAAAAGTAATTCTAAAAAAATAAGAGTAATCAACAAAGTAAAAATAGAAGATTATCTAAAACAAGTAGTTCCTAGTGAAATGCCAGAAAATTTTGGAATAGAAGCTCTTAAAGCACAATCAGTAGCTGCTAGGACCTATGCTTTAAGTGATTACTTAAAAAACAAGTATAAAAGAGATGGTTTTCATGTAAAAGATACAACAGAAAGTCAAGTATATAATAACGCTAAAGAGAATGACAGTTCTACAAAAGCTATAGAAGCTACATCTGGTAAAGTTTTAATGAATGCTGGAAAACCTATTGATGCAAAATACTTTTCTACTTCTTCTGGATTTACAGAAGCTGCAAATTATATTTGGTAA
- a CDS encoding Na+/H+ antiporter NhaC family protein codes for MFEILKLAPVVILAGLMIGGFDALIAAPLATIAAALAASITEKRKFNEILDAALSNVREIVIALFILMLAYAMAEVFMSTGVGAAIINFALKIGITGRSIAVVGVIVTSILSIATGTSWGTFAACAPIFLWLNYIVNGNIFLTIGAIAGGACFGDNIGLISDTTIVSSGIQGVEVIKRVRHQGIWSGLVLLLGVIAFGIAGFILDLPNITGNGAEAIAKIPSDVWSKLALERESAVTLLNQVKQGVPIYMIVPLILVLGAAFRGYQTFICLFIGIISSYILGKVAGTVTDTRSFLENLIMSGFSGAGSWVIVMMMWVSAFGGIMKSIDAFRPLSNLLIKISKNVRQLMFWNGVLAIVGNMTLADEMAQIVTVGPIIRNLVEKNVVGSQEDMEKLKLRNATFNDAMGVFGSQLIPWHVYIGFYIGIATTVYPLYEFKAFDIIKYNFIAYIAVISMLFLTITGFDKFIPNFGLPREPQVTLKKY; via the coding sequence ATGTTTGAAATACTCAAATTAGCTCCAGTTGTAATATTAGCTGGACTTATGATAGGAGGATTTGATGCTTTAATAGCTGCTCCTCTTGCCACTATTGCAGCAGCTTTAGCTGCAAGCATAACCGAAAAAAGGAAATTTAATGAAATCCTAGATGCAGCTCTTTCAAATGTTAGAGAGATAGTAATAGCACTCTTTATATTAATGTTGGCTTATGCTATGGCAGAAGTATTTATGTCAACAGGAGTTGGAGCAGCTATAATCAATTTTGCTTTAAAAATTGGAATAACAGGTAGAAGCATAGCAGTAGTAGGAGTTATTGTTACATCTATTCTATCTATTGCAACAGGTACAAGTTGGGGAACTTTTGCTGCATGTGCACCTATATTTTTATGGCTTAACTATATAGTAAATGGAAATATCTTTTTAACAATTGGTGCAATAGCTGGTGGAGCTTGCTTTGGTGATAATATAGGTCTCATATCTGACACTACAATTGTGAGCTCCGGAATACAAGGAGTAGAGGTTATAAAAAGAGTAAGACATCAGGGTATTTGGTCAGGATTAGTTTTATTATTAGGAGTCATAGCTTTTGGAATAGCTGGTTTCATTCTCGATCTACCTAATATAACAGGAAATGGTGCAGAAGCAATAGCTAAAATACCCTCAGATGTATGGTCTAAACTAGCTTTAGAAAGGGAATCAGCTGTTACTTTACTTAACCAAGTAAAGCAAGGTGTTCCTATTTATATGATAGTTCCATTAATTCTCGTACTAGGTGCAGCTTTTAGAGGTTATCAAACTTTCATATGTCTTTTTATAGGAATTATATCTTCATATATCTTAGGTAAGGTAGCAGGTACAGTAACTGACACAAGAAGTTTTTTAGAAAATCTAATAATGTCTGGTTTTTCTGGAGCAGGATCTTGGGTAATTGTAATGATGATGTGGGTATCAGCTTTTGGTGGTATAATGAAATCTATTGATGCCTTCAGACCATTATCTAATTTACTCATAAAAATCTCAAAAAATGTGAGACAACTTATGTTTTGGAATGGAGTTTTGGCAATAGTAGGAAATATGACATTAGCAGATGAAATGGCACAGATTGTAACTGTTGGTCCTATTATTAGAAATTTAGTAGAAAAAAATGTAGTTGGAAGTCAAGAAGATATGGAAAAATTAAAGTTACGTAACGCTACATTTAATGATGCTATGGGAGTTTTTGGTTCTCAACTCATACCTTGGCATGTATATATAGGATTTTATATTGGTATAGCTACTACCGTTTATCCTCTTTATGAATTTAAAGCCTTTGATATAATTAAATATAATTTTATAGCTTATATAGCTGTTATAAGTATGTTATTTCTTACTATAACAGGTTTTGATAAATTTATACCAAATTTTGGACTACCAAGAGAACCTCAAGTAACATTAAAAAAATACTAA
- a CDS encoding response regulator transcription factor yields MQRKILIIEDEKSLTQVLDDTLSQEDFDIIKAFDGEKGINIFYSNKPDLILLDINLPKKSGWEVCKEIRKTSNIPIIMMTARDSDNDEYNGLSLGADDYITKPFNLKILALKVKKLLKLDDNNIYKFENFSFDIKKGEITINDKNSELTRREIQFLEYMIKNKGIIFSRDYLLNEIWGFDFEGDDRVVDTLVKRIRKKLGDYSFLLKTIRGMGYSFDENKN; encoded by the coding sequence ATGCAAAGAAAAATTTTAATTATAGAGGATGAAAAATCACTTACGCAAGTTTTAGATGATACTCTTTCTCAAGAGGATTTTGATATAATTAAAGCCTTTGATGGAGAAAAAGGAATAAATATATTTTATAGTAATAAGCCTGATCTAATATTACTTGATATCAATCTACCTAAAAAATCAGGTTGGGAAGTATGTAAAGAGATTCGTAAGACTTCTAACATTCCAATAATTATGATGACAGCTAGGGATTCTGATAATGATGAATATAATGGTCTAAGCCTTGGAGCTGATGATTACATTACTAAACCTTTCAATCTTAAAATTCTAGCATTAAAAGTAAAAAAACTTTTAAAACTAGATGATAACAATATTTATAAATTTGAAAATTTCTCTTTTGATATAAAGAAAGGAGAAATCACTATCAATGATAAAAATAGTGAGCTTACAAGAAGAGAAATTCAATTTTTAGAATATATGATTAAAAATAAAGGAATAATATTTTCGAGGGATTACCTTCTAAATGAAATTTGGGGATTTGATTTTGAAGGAGATGACAGAGTAGTTGATACTTTAGTCAAAAGAATACGTAAAAAATTAGGTGACTATAGTTTTTTATTAAAAACAATAAGAGGAATGGGGTATAGTTTTGATGAAAATAAAAATTAA
- a CDS encoding sensor histidine kinase has translation MKIKINLFQKIFIFSIFLIVFTVLVSYLFSTFLADSFYINRKKNEILEIVENAKKLSIDEYIFKDYASELKNREGINLYILTENSTDIYNNSDDYYNYEDKYFTQLENGFHIKNLPFSNIMLLIYREELPNEGLLFVTTSLSVMSSHRHEVYSLHLITFFLTMILSIFLCRFFAKKITKNIFELNRIAKQITNLDFSEEANIDTTDELNELGENINIMSKSISSSIDNLNSFVSNASHELKTPIAIINAHAQALLNETITDEKLKKEYYKVLLKESKEMSSLVSDLLLISKLSSLEKKLQKEECSFLNLLNESIEKFEFLELKKDIEWNIKIKDLDIHINKKLFKVVLDNLVNNALKYSPENSIINIYQKDKNIIFENPMYIAEKENLDKLFQPFYRGTAANELNIEGSGLGLSLIKKILDLHSIRYLINIEDNYFKFILTY, from the coding sequence ATGAAAATAAAAATTAATCTTTTTCAAAAAATATTCATTTTCTCTATATTTTTAATTGTTTTTACTGTTTTAGTTAGTTATCTTTTTAGTACTTTTTTAGCAGATTCATTTTATATTAACAGAAAAAAAAATGAAATACTAGAAATCGTAGAGAATGCTAAAAAACTCTCAATAGATGAATATATTTTTAAAGATTATGCTTCTGAATTAAAAAATAGAGAAGGAATCAACTTATATATCCTCACAGAAAATAGTACTGATATTTATAATAATTCTGATGATTATTACAACTACGAAGATAAATATTTCACTCAGCTCGAAAATGGATTTCATATAAAAAATCTCCCTTTTTCGAATATAATGCTACTTATTTATAGAGAAGAACTTCCTAATGAAGGTCTACTTTTTGTTACAACCTCTCTATCTGTTATGAGCAGTCATAGGCATGAAGTATATTCACTACATTTAATAACATTTTTCTTAACTATGATCCTAAGTATTTTCCTCTGTAGATTTTTTGCTAAAAAAATTACTAAAAATATTTTTGAACTTAACAGAATAGCTAAACAAATTACTAATCTTGATTTTTCTGAAGAAGCTAATATTGATACTACTGATGAATTAAATGAACTTGGCGAAAATATAAACATTATGTCTAAAAGTATCTCCTCTTCTATTGATAATTTAAATAGTTTTGTTTCTAATGCATCACATGAATTAAAAACTCCAATTGCAATTATAAATGCCCACGCACAAGCTCTACTTAATGAAACTATTACAGATGAAAAATTAAAAAAAGAGTACTATAAAGTCTTATTAAAAGAAAGTAAAGAAATGTCGTCATTAGTAAGCGACTTACTCTTAATTTCTAAACTTTCATCTTTAGAAAAAAAATTACAAAAAGAAGAGTGTAGTTTTTTAAACTTATTAAATGAAAGTATTGAAAAATTTGAATTTTTAGAGCTAAAGAAGGATATTGAATGGAATATTAAAATTAAAGATTTGGATATTCATATTAATAAAAAACTCTTTAAAGTTGTTCTAGATAACCTTGTTAATAATGCTTTAAAGTATTCTCCTGAAAACTCTATTATAAATATATATCAAAAAGATAAAAACATAATCTTTGAAAATCCTATGTATATAGCAGAAAAAGAAAATCTTGATAAACTTTTTCAACCTTTTTATAGAGGAACAGCTGCGAATGAATTAAATATTGAAGGAAGTGGCCTAGGCTTATCACTTATTAAAAAAATCTTAGATTTACACTCTATTAGGTATCTTATTAATATTGAAGATAACTACTTCAAATTTATTTTGACATATTGA